The following are encoded in a window of Eschrichtius robustus isolate mEscRob2 chromosome 1, mEscRob2.pri, whole genome shotgun sequence genomic DNA:
- the ACOT6 gene encoding acyl-coenzyme A thioesterase 6, with product MAATVTLEPAGRCRWDEPVRMVVRGLAPGQPVTLRASLRDEKDALFRAHARYCADAHGQLDLERAPALGGSFAGLEPMGLLWALESEKPLLRLVKRDVQTPFAVELEVLDGHDPEAGGLLGRAVHERDFLAPGMRREIVRSGRVRATLFLPPGTGPFPGILDLFGSGGGLCEYRASLLAGHGFAVLALAYFRFEDLPEYLNNVCLEYFEEAVDFMLQHPKVKGPSVGLLGFSKGGDLCLSMASFLKGITATVVINACVANTIAPLHYKDMIIPNLSSDPGKYKITESGLLNLVDIWNDPLEKSNHRSLIPLEEAQGPFLFIVGMDDYSWKSEFYAQIASERLQAHGKDRPQIIYYPGTGHCIDPPYFPLCRASVHSVLGQPVFYGGEPKAHSRAQVDAWQQIQTFFHKHLNGKKSVKPSKL from the exons ATGGCGGCGACGGTGACGCTGGAGCCTGCGGGCCGCTGCCGCTGGGACGAGCCGGTGCGCATGGTTGTGCGCGGCCTGGCCCCGGGGCAGCCGGTCACGCTGCGCGCGTCCCTGCGCGACGAGAAGGACGCGCTCTTCCGAGCCCACGCGCGCTACTGCGCCGACGCCCACGGCCAGCTGGACCTGGAGCGCGCGCCCGCGCTGGGCGGCAGCTTCGCGGGGCTCGAGCCCATGGGGCTCCTCTGGGCTCTAGAGTCCGAGAAGCCCTTGCTGCGGCTGGTGAAGCGGGACGTGCAGACGCCCTTCGCCGTGGAGCTGGAGGTGCTCGATGGCCACGACCCGGAGGCCGGAGGGCTCCTGGGCCGGGCGGTACACGAGCGCGACTTCCTGGCGCCGGGGATGCGGCGCGAGATCGTGCGCTCAGGCCGGGTGCGCGCCACGCTCTTCCTGCCGCCAG GCACAGGACCATTCCCTGGAATCCTCGATCTTTTTGgaagtggtggtggcctttgtgAATACAGGGCCAGCCTCCTGGCTGGACATGGTTTTGCTGTGCTTGCTCTGGCTTATTTCAGATTTGAAGACCTCCCTGAATATTTGAATAATGTGTGCCTGGAGTACTTTGAAGAAGCTGTGGACTTCATGCTGCAACATCCAAAG GTGAAAGGCCCTAGTGTTGGGCTTCTTGGCTTCTCCAAAGGAGGTGACCTGTGTCTCTCAATGGCCTCTTTCTTGAAGGGCATCACAGCTACTGTAGTTATTAATGCCTGTGTGGCCAACACAATAGCTCCTCTGCATTACAAGGATATGATTATTCCTAATCTCAGCAGTGAcccaggaaaatataaaatcactGAGTCAGGCCTTTTGAATTTGGTGGATATTTGGAACGACCCACTGGAGAAATCCAACCACCGAAGTCTTATTCCATTGGAAGAGGCCCAGGGACCCTTCCTGTTTATCGTTGGCATGGATGATTATAGCTGGAAGAGTGAATTCTATGCTCAGATAGCCTCTGAACGGTTACAAGCCCATGGGAAAGACAGACCCCAGATAATCTACTACCCAGGAACTGGCCATTGTATTGATCCgccttattttcctctttgtagaGCCTCTGTACATTCAGTTTTGGGCCAACCAGTATTCTATGGAGGTGAGCCGAAGGCTCACTCAAGGGCACAGGTAGATGCCTGGCAGCAAATCCAAACTTTCTTCCATAAACACCTCAATGGTAAAAAATCTGTCAAGCCCAGCAAATTGTAA